The DNA region ATGAGCAAATGGTTCAAGCAATGAAAGAAACAACCACAACCGCAACTACTAGCTGCAGACTTTTTGGAGTTGATCTAACAGTTCCCGCTACAACAAAGGATTCAATAAAACCTATTGACTcgtataaaaaaattaagatttctaaaatctttgaagaagaagaaattgtTAACCATGTCCAAGCTAGAAGTCTTACTAAGGTATGAAAATATCACCATCTTTATTCAAGTGTTAAACTATTTATGATGTACAACTAAAACATTAGAAAACATAGCTTTTAGTAAAAGGTTACGTTGTGTTTTAGgtaaatttattagttttattctaatattagatttaactaaaactgaataattttaaatagaattaaatGACCATAAAGTTCATATGCTCATATGGTTATTGACCAGGTTCATATGGAAGGTGTCATAGAGAAGACTGTAGATTTAACTATATTTGATGGATACAATCAGTTGATCGATGAAATAGAAAGACTCTTTGATATCAAAGGCGAGTTGCATATGCACAATCAATGGAAAATGTTTTTCATATATGATGAGGGAGATATGATGATTCTTGGAGACGATCCCTGGCCGTAAGTTTtgctttcttttctattttttcttattagatTAATTGCAAAATTTAgtgagtaattttatttatgtgtaGCAAATTTTGCAATATGGCGAAAGAAATATTCATATGTTCGAAAGAGGATGTCAAGATAGGAATAGCAGATAACAGATTCTCCAAAGGTGATCCAACATTAACAACAACAATTTTACCACCAGATGTCAACAGCAATTAGAGAGacttttggttttaaaattaaatgttgcttgtttttattatatactccctttgtttttatttgtaagtagttttagttaaaagtCTCAATAtcaaaaagttattatttttgaaaaagtagCATTTAGTAAACAATCTCAACCAATAACAAAAATGTATGTATTATTGTATTGGTCACACAGTATCTAATTAATGCAAAAGTTGATTTGAATTATGTAAACATTCTTACattgtgaaacaattttttttggctaaaactACCTATAtaaagaaacagagggagtattaaacaAAAGGGTTTGAAATTTgtgtaacttaaaaatatattatggagtgttttggttttgatgATTGGTGTCTTGTCTAGCGGTTGAAGTTTTAATTGAaacaaatatctttttttttaatcttttgttgactttgttcaaaaaaatctaTTGTTGACTTGTTTAGTATTGTGCGTGTATGTCTTTTTGGTTTAcataaattatggtttttttgGCATTTGATACTGGCGTGTACTCACTCTTCTCAAGAACTCTCTGCCATAGGTAACATGAATAATTAACTTGGTGGATATGACTTATATAAGGAAAATCGGAATGCTATTCCCAAAACTACTTTCACAGCTTTAGAGACTTGAAGTCGTCTTCAGGTTCAGATTCCTGTTGTTCAATGGCATCATTCAGTGTTTTACAAAGGCTCCATCCCAAGCATGGATAAGCTAAGGGGTTGGGGTCTCAATGTTTCCTCGGATTGTCTTCTTTGCGCAAGCAACCAAGAGAACAGACAACGCATCTTTTTGGTTGCTCATATTCTTTTGTGATTTGGTCTTTCTTCTCGTCCAAACTGCATTAGTTCTGTTATCCAAGCTGATAAGGTGCATCTACATTTCCAGATTGTGCATCAGGGAGAGAGGAACAGATTGAGTAGGAGTGCAGTCTTTGTAATGAACACCATCGAGCAATAAATTGTTCCCTTGCGTGTATGCACGCTGTAAAGAAGGAACAAGGAAATGAGTTAGCGGTTAGGTGATTAATAGCACAGAGTTCACTGTATCCACAACTTAGCATTATGccaaaaaataaagtaaattaatCCAGTTGAGGCGAAAAATTATATGTAGGAGTCAAAATTTGCACAATAAAATAATAGTGAAGAAAACAAAGCTTTTACAGGGTTCAGTCTACCGAGCCAATAACAAGGAATCAAAAATATGTGAAAACGAAATAAGATAATATGAAAAACAACCTTAAAACAAGAGACTTTTATTCTGAGTTTGCGTATGGTTGTTTTAGAGATTGATTTGAACATGATGATAACAATTAGAAACGTTCGTCACTATAACCCCCAACCCAACCATAGAATTGGGCTTTTCATCAATCAACCACTGGGCCTTTTAAGGTTGACTCGATCTTCCCCGTTCTTCGTTTCCAAATCAGACAAAAgcagaagaaaataaatatcgCATCTCGACGAGTAAACAAACACCATATCACAAAGTACATATTCATCTCACTCGATTCTGCGTGAGTGTTCGTTGCGCGAGATCCAAAATCTCTCTGGGATCCAAAGCTTTGCAACTCCGTAGATCtgctcctctctctctctctctctctctctctctctctctctggatcTCGTACATTGAGGTTCGTTTCTCTCCTTATCTACGACCTATGATCCAGATCTTCGTAGAGATCCATCTCCTTATGCCTTTTCTCTTGTGTAAATCTACAATGTATCGATTTTCTCGGACGTCCTCTGTTTGATCTCGATCCGACTCCTCTAGGAACACCATTTTCCTGTTTATGCAGCTGATTAGATTTGATCGCTTCTCTTCAAATCGTAGGAGTTAAGAGATTGCATTCGTTTTGGATCTTAGTGGATCCGAAACTATGATTTATGTTAATGATTTGATTGTGTTTGTAGTATAATGATGTTCATTGCTGGATCTGAggatttcaagttttttttacgACATTTTCGAATTATCTTCTTTAATTGTGATGTTTGCTCATTAAACCATGGATTGGAGAACAGAGGTGTTGATTCTATTCagtcctttttaaaaaaaaaattgaaggtcGAATACGGAGACATGCTTCATTCACTGTTTGGAATTTTAAGCAGAGAGGTGTAGATGATTGCTGTGTAGTCATTAAAATTTCTTGTATAAAGTTTACTTGAGCAGTGATGATGAAGCTAGTAATGTTCTTATGCTCAGTAACTAAAACTCGAAACCGCAAAAAACATTAACATTTTGCTTATCTTGTTTGTTACTATGTGATCTGTACCTTTATTTATCAGTAGTGCTCCTtgcatgattttctttttcatttgagCTCAGaagtcttttttatttttttcaatttggttTGTGTTTCACGTTCTTTGCAGAGCTCTAAAAGATGGACAAATCTAGTACCTTGCTCGTACACTACGACAAAGGGACTCCAGCAGTTGCCAAGGAGATTAAAGAAGCTCTAGAAGGGAACGATGTGGAAGCAAAAGTTGATGCCATGAAGAAGGCGGTTATGCTTTTGCTGAACGGCGAAACCATTCCTCAGCTTTTCATAACTATTATTAGATACGTGCTGCCTTCCGAGGACCACACGATCCAAAAGCTTCTGCTGCTGTACCTGGAGCTGATTGAGAAAACAGATTCCAGAGGGAAGGTGCTGCCTGAGATGATTTTGATTTGCCAGAATCTTCGGAACAACCTTATGCATCCTAATGAGTACATTCGCGGAGTGACGCTGAGGTTTCTCTGCCGGTTGAAGGAGACTGAAATAGTGGAGCCTTTGACTCCATCAGTGTTGCAGAATCTGGAGCACCGCCATCCTTTTGTACGTAGGAATGCAATTCTGGCCGTCATGTCGATCTATAAGCTTCCACATGGTGAGCAGCTCTTCGTGGATGCACCTGAAATGATCGAGAAAGCTTTGTCAACAGAACAAGATCCGTCTGCCAAGAGAAATGCGTTTCTGATGCTTTTTACGTGTGCTGAGGAACGAGCTGTGAATTATCTTCTGAGCAATGTTGACAAGGTTTCAGACTGGAATGAGTCGCTTCAGATGGTGGTGCTGGAGCTGATTCGAAGTGTGTGTAAGACTAAACCATCGGAGAAGGGGAAATATATTAAGATTATTATTTCTCTGTTGAGTGCCACTTCCTCTGCAGTTATCTATGAATGTGCTGGGACGCTTGTTTCTCTCTCATCTGCCCCTACTGCTATTAGGGCTGCTGCCAACACCTACTGTCAACTTCTTCTTTCTCAGAGTGACAACAATGTGAAGCTCATTTTGCTCGATCGGTTGAGTGAGCTTAAGTCATCGCACAGAGATATCATGGTTGAGCTAATAATAGATGTGCTCAGAGTACTCTCAAGCCCGAACCTTGATATTCGCAGGAAGACACTTGACATTGCTCTTGATTTGATTACTCATCATAACATTAATGAGGTCGTTCAAGTGTTGAAGAAAGAAGTTGTGAAGACACAGAGTGGAGAGCTTGAGAAGAATGGAGAGTACAGACAAATGCTTATTCAAGCAATCCATGCCTGTGCAGTTAAGTTCCCCGAAGTTGCAAGCACCGTGGTCCATCTTCTAATGGATTTCTTGGGAGATAGCAATGTGGCTTCAGCACTTGACGTGATTTCATTTGTTAGAGAGATAATAGAAACAAATCCCAAGTTGAGAGTTTCAATCATAACCAGGTTGCTGGACACGTTCTATCAGATCCGCGCAGGAAAGGTCTGCCCTTGTGCACTGTGGATTATTGGGGAGTATTGCCTTTCACTTTCGGAAGTTGAGAGTGGCATTTCAACCATTAAGCAATGCCTTGGTGATTTACCATTCTACTCTGTCTCCGAAGAATCTGAGCCAACTGAGACTTCGAAGAAGATTCAGCCAACCTCTTCCGCTATGGTGTCCTCTAGAAAGCCTGTGATTCTTGCTGATGGTACTTATGCTACCCAAAGCGCGGCCTCTGAAACCACATTCTCAACACCAGCAGTTGTTCAGGGAGCATTGACTTCTGGAAATTTGAGAGCACTGCTTCTAACTGGCGATTTTTTCCTAGGATCAGTGGTTGCTTGCACGTTGACCAAACTTGTTCTCAGGTTGGAGGAGGTTCAGTCATCCAAAACTGAAGTGAACAAGACAGTCACACAGGCTTTGCTGATCATGGTTTCCATGTTGCAACTCGGGCAATCTCCTGCTTCCCCACACCCTATTGATAATGATTCTTATGAGAGGATTGTGTTGTGCATAAAATTGCTTTGCCATAGGAAAGATGAGATGAAAAAGATATGGTTGGAATCCTGCCGCCAGAGTTTTGTCAAGATGATTTCTGAAAAACAACTTAGAGAGATGGAGGAACTTAAGGCAAAGACCCAGACAACTCATGCTCAGCCTGATGATCTAATTGACTTCTTCCATCTAAAGAGCCGGAAGGTAATATTACTTTCCAAACTGTCGCTTGCTTCATTGTCTTTACTATTATTATGAGTTTCTTGGCAATCTGTTCATGTCTTATACGTAGATTCTGCTTTATGGGTTACCATTTCTCAAATTGAAAGATAACAGAAGTTTATAGTCTGGTTACATTTTTTTGGGTCACTATATCAAATAACTGatgataagtttttttttcagggaATGAGTCAACTTGAGTTGGAAGACCAGGTACAAGATGACTTGAAGCGTGCTACTGGAGAGTTCACAAAGGACGAGAACGATGCGAACAAACTCAACCGTATTCTTCAACTCACAGGATTCAGTGATCCAGTCTATGCTGAAGCATATGTGACAGTCCATCACTACGACATCGCACTCGAGGTTACCGTTATCAACCGTACAAAGGAAACTCTTCAGAATCTGTGCTTGGAATTAGCAACCATGGGTGATCTCAAGCTTGTTGAGCGTCCTCAAAATTATAGCCTTGCACCTGCAACGAGCATGCAGATAAAAGCAAACATCAAGGTCTCGTCCACAGAGACCGGAGTCATA from Raphanus sativus cultivar WK10039 chromosome 8, ASM80110v3, whole genome shotgun sequence includes:
- the LOC130498905 gene encoding auxin response factor 13-like, which encodes MRICSKIWYPTLSQGQEVGNSGIQSSMSYSFPTMSKPNYNEQMVQAMKETTTTATTSCRLFGVDLTVPATTKDSIKPIDSYKKIKISKIFEEEEIVNHVQARSLTKVHMEGVIEKTVDLTIFDGYNQLIDEIERLFDIKGELHMHNQWKMFFIYDEGDMMILGDDPWPKFCNMAKEIFICSKEDVKIGIADNRFSKGDPTLTTTILPPDVNSN
- the LOC108822116 gene encoding coatomer subunit beta-1, yielding MDKSSTLLVHYDKGTPAVAKEIKEALEGNDVEAKVDAMKKAVMLLLNGETIPQLFITIIRYVLPSEDHTIQKLLLLYLELIEKTDSRGKVLPEMILICQNLRNNLMHPNEYIRGVTLRFLCRLKETEIVEPLTPSVLQNLEHRHPFVRRNAILAVMSIYKLPHGEQLFVDAPEMIEKALSTEQDPSAKRNAFLMLFTCAEERAVNYLLSNVDKVSDWNESLQMVVLELIRSVCKTKPSEKGKYIKIIISLLSATSSAVIYECAGTLVSLSSAPTAIRAAANTYCQLLLSQSDNNVKLILLDRLSELKSSHRDIMVELIIDVLRVLSSPNLDIRRKTLDIALDLITHHNINEVVQVLKKEVVKTQSGELEKNGEYRQMLIQAIHACAVKFPEVASTVVHLLMDFLGDSNVASALDVISFVREIIETNPKLRVSIITRLLDTFYQIRAGKVCPCALWIIGEYCLSLSEVESGISTIKQCLGDLPFYSVSEESEPTETSKKIQPTSSAMVSSRKPVILADGTYATQSAASETTFSTPAVVQGALTSGNLRALLLTGDFFLGSVVACTLTKLVLRLEEVQSSKTEVNKTVTQALLIMVSMLQLGQSPASPHPIDNDSYERIVLCIKLLCHRKDEMKKIWLESCRQSFVKMISEKQLREMEELKAKTQTTHAQPDDLIDFFHLKSRKGMSQLELEDQVQDDLKRATGEFTKDENDANKLNRILQLTGFSDPVYAEAYVTVHHYDIALEVTVINRTKETLQNLCLELATMGDLKLVERPQNYSLAPATSMQIKANIKVSSTETGVIFGNIVYETSNVMERNVVVLNDIHIDIMDYISPAVCSDVAFRTMWAEFEWENKVAVNTKIENEREFLDHIIKSTNMKCLTGPSELDGECGFLAANLYAKSVFGEDALVNVSIEKQTDGALSGYIRIRSKTQGIALSLGDKITLKQKGSN